A region from the Rosa rugosa chromosome 6, drRosRugo1.1, whole genome shotgun sequence genome encodes:
- the LOC133716051 gene encoding fasciclin-like arabinogalactan protein 10 has product MASFHCHLLLLTLLSLAAAISAHNITAILEANPEYSQYNSFLTQTRLADEINTRTTVTVLVLTNGVMSSLAAKHPLSVIKNALSLHILLDYYDPAKLHKISDGSVLTTTLYQTTGHAPGNLGFVNITDLSGGKVGFGSAAPGSKLDSSYTKSVKQIPYNISVLEISAPVIAPGILTAPAPSASDLNITALLEKAGCKTFASLIVSSGVLKTFQTTADKGLTLFVPNDEAFKAKGVPDLTKLTNAEVVSLLQYHAVPKYTPKGALKTTKDPISTLATNGAGKYDLTVTTSGDQVTLHTGVDSSRVADTVLDSTPFSVFTVDSVLLPTELFGKSPSPAPSMEPVAAPSPTPVLAPSPASVEAPSPSAASPPAPPSETPEGAPSDAPSAAAADSTSPNGAGHVTSPALLMTVLTVASVTVISSVFLS; this is encoded by the coding sequence aTGGCCTCCTTCCActgccacctcctcctcctcactcTCCTCTCCCTCGCCGCCGCCATCTCCGCCCACAACATCACCGCCATTCTCGAAGCCAACCCCGAGTACAGCCAGTACAACTCCTTCTTAACCCAAACAAGACTAGCCGACGAGATCAACACCCGCACCACCGTCACCGTCCTCGTCCTCACCAATGGCGTCATGTCATCCCTCGCCGCCAAGCACCCCCTCTCCGTCATCAAGAACGCCCTCAGCCTCCACATCCTCCTCGACTACTACGACCCCGCCAAGCTCCACAAAATCTCCGACGGCTCCGTCCTCACCACCACCCTCTACCAGACCACCGGCCACGCCCCCGGCAACCTCGGCTTCGTCAACATCACCGATCTCTCCGGCGGCAAAGTTGGCTTCGGCTCCGCCGCCCCCGGATCCAAGCTCGACTCCAGCTACACTAAATCCGTCAAGCAGATTCCCTACAACATCTCCGTCCTCGAGATCTCTGCCCCGGTCATCGCCCCCGGAATCTTGACCGCTCCGGCCCCGTCGGCCTCGGATTTGAACATCACCGCGCTTCTAGAAAAGGCCGGGTGCAAAACCTTCGCTTCTTTAATCGTCTCCAGCGGCGTGCTCAAGACTTTCCAGACCACCGCCGATAAGGGATTGACTCTGTTTGTGCCGAACGACGAGGCGTTTAAGGCTAAGGGAGTGCCGGATCTGACCAAGCTCACCAATGCCGAGGTCGTTTCGCTCTTGCAGTACCACGCCGTCCCTAAATACACTCCCAAAGGTGCCCTCAAGACCACCAAGGATCCAATCAGCACTCTCGCCACCAATGGCGCCGGAAAGTACGACCTGACCGTCACCACCTCCGGTGACCAGGTCACACTCCACACCGGAGTCGACTCCTCCAGAGTCGCCGACACTGTCCTCGACTCTACTCCGTTTTCAGTCTTCACCGTCGACAGTGTTCTTCTCCCAACTGAGCTCTTCGGCAAATCTCCGTCGCCGGCGCCGTCGATGGAGCCAGTAGCTGCTCCTTCACCGACACCAGTCCTTGCTCCCAGCCCAGCTTCCGTAGAAGCGCCGTCGCCGTCGGCCGCTTCACCGCCGGCTCCTCCTTCCGAGACACCGGAGGGAGCTCCGTCGGATGCACCGTCGGCAGCGGCGGCGGACAGTACCTCGCCGAACGGAGCTGGTCACGTGACTTCACCTGCATTGCTGATGACAGTGCTCACTGTCGCCTCTGTGACTGTCATTTCCTCCGTTTTCTTGTCCTGA
- the LOC133715085 gene encoding growth-regulating factor 9: MNDTQVVKVKHEDDEGSSPPSIKLGLAIGGDGGDCEVVGKRRRSEFTVAQLDELEHQRLVYKYIAAGLPAPFQLVLPIWKSVAAGFSNAAFYQQYPSFLGYGGFDYRSKMDTEPGRCRRTDGKKWRCSRDVVPDEKYCEKHMHRGRHRSRKPVEASQVTSPPSTKLLKNSDGELLNSKKNLQIQTPKGLQLMAQPSNNGGVSHSRTTFSSGYHELPKNNISTVAYTTSTPSYRTAVTPAAVAPSTTAGQMTATASTCNDNKIWIGVKDYGCNYHAGNYGIIRGSRNNINVGSNISPGSGFSPKSVLQAGHMILVNCNGLYFDNRRGEELEPGRCRRTDGKKWRCKRDVLPDQKYCDRHIHRGVKQMRTFGPVTAASTSATAMNSTRPSQTTGIAGETDCAIPNTNLTMSIPARSPLMQNDEKSDSTSDSDATITDTSLAAYEQLI, encoded by the exons ATGAACGACACCCAAGTCGTGAAGGTCAAGCATGAGGATGATGAAGGATCGTCGCCGCCGTCGATCAAGCTCGGTCTTGCGATCGGCGGTGATGGTGGTGATTGTGAGGTAGtggggaagaggaggaggagtgaGTTTACGGTGGCTCAGTTGGATGAGTTGGAGCATCAGAGGCTTGTTTATAAGTACATAGCTGCTGGGTTGCCTGCTCCTTTTCAGCTTGTGCTTCCCATTTGGAAGAGTGTGGCTGCCGGTTTTTCTAATGCTGCTTTCTACCAGCAGTATCCCAGCT TTCTAGGATATGGGGGTTTCGACTACAGGAGTAAAATGGATACTGAGCCAGGAAGGTGTAGAAGAACTGATGGAAAGAAATGGAGGTGTAGTAGGGATGTAGTGCCTGATGAGAAGTACTGTGAGAAACACATGCACAGAGGGCGCCATCGTTCAAGAAAGCCTGTGGAAGCTTCTCAAGTCACTTCTCCTCCCAGCACAAAGCTACTGAAGAATTCTGACGGCGAACTGTTGAATTCAAAGAAAAACCTTCAGATTCAAACCCCCAAAGGCCTTCAACTTATGGCGCAACCCTCCAATAATGGTGGTGTCAGCCACAGTCGAACTACCTTCTCTAGTGGCTATCATGAGTTACCTAAGAACAATATTAGTACAGTTGCATACACTACCAGCACACCTTCATATAGAACCGCTGTTACCCCTGCTGCTGTAGCCCCTTCCACCACTGCTGGACAAATGACCGCAACCGCCAGCACTTGCAATGACAATAAGATCTGGATCGGTGTGAAAGACTATGGTTGCAACTACCATGCTGGTAATTATGGCATTATCAGAGGAAGCAGAAACAACATCAATGTTGGCAGTAATATATCACCCGGATCAGGCTTCTCCCCCAAAAGTGTTCTTCAGGCAGGACATATGA TTCTTGTAAATTGCAATGGCTTATACTTTGACAACAGACGTGGCGAAGAACTTGAACCAGGCAGGTGTAGGAGGACAGATGGAAAGAAGTGGCGGTGCAAAAGGGATGTTCTTCCTGATCAGAAGTACTGTGACCGGCATATCCACAGAGGAGTAAAGCAAATGAGAACCTTTGGCCCTGTTACTGCTGCTTCTACCTCGGCCACTGCAATGAATTCTACTCGGCCCTCTCAGACCACAGGCATAGCTGGAGAAACTGATTGTGCAATCCCTAATACAAATCTCACCATGTCCATCCCAGCAAGATCACCACTGATGCAAAATGATGAAAAAAGTGATTCCACCAGCGACAGTGACGCAACCATTACAGACACCAGCCTTGCTGCTTATGAACAGCTGATTTAG